Proteins from a genomic interval of Lolium perenne isolate Kyuss_39 chromosome 1, Kyuss_2.0, whole genome shotgun sequence:
- the LOC127336505 gene encoding uncharacterized protein has protein sequence MLLRRRFLGLPAAVSGSLRRSHTSAGTRIPWAMMRHNTYPVEAPSPQVRLVEPPRISEVYLTDHLVKTTPVPDPASDVVEGLGGVVCAASGDGLLLLVFAQMRLRARIVARQGDVPLRLPPDGFDPDHAPNVTRFVFNPVTHQISRLPPRVTKFNADAGPLFNVHMGLVTQADRGHGPPDRFAVAELPEGNLMLRFLSETGKWETVTVSRCQLPSARRMEIHHEVLAFRGRLWWVDQTWGAISVDPFSDRPELSFVELPRGSVLPPGAPTRERVSMHFLGDAPSDDNEDDGKVWWDLYRRVGVSEGRLTYVEVSTKEPYLLSSFALDDDGSGWTLEHRVALSKLWADGGYSWLPLKEGMTPRIALLDPLNASVVYLKVDKHIVVVDMNIKEVTGSYLYKTNFDCIPCVLPPWLGSSQIPSAGKKDVKKKQGLGPVRADST, from the coding sequence ATGCTTCTCCGCCGCCGTTTCCTCGGTCTCCCCGCCGCCGTCTCCGGCAGCCTCCGCCGCTCCCACACCTCGGCGGGCACGCGGATTCCGTGGGCCATGATGCGCCACAACACGTATCCCGTCGAGGCGCCGAGCCCGCAGGTCCGCCTCGTCGAGCCACCGCGCATCTCCGAAGTGTACCTCACGGACCACCTCGTCAAGACCACCCCCGTCCCGGACCCCGCCAGCGATGTCGTGGAAGGGCTTGGCGGCGTCGTCTGCGCCGCGAGCGgcgacggcctcctcctcctcgtcttcgcgcAGATGCGCCTCAGGGCTCGCATCGTCGCCAGGCAGGGCGACGTTCCGCTGCGGCTGCCGCCCGACGGCTTCGACCCCGACCACGCCCCCAACGTCACGCGCTTCGTCTTCAACCCCGTCACGCACCAGATATCCCGCCTCCCGCCCCGTGTGACCAAGTTCAACGCCGACGCGGGCCCGCTTTTCAACGTCCACATGGGCCTCGTCACGCAAGCTGACCGCGGgcacgggccgcctgacaggttcGCCGTCGCCGAGCTGCCGGAGGGGAACCTAATGCTCCGGTTCCTCTCGGAGACGGGCAAATGGGAGACCGTGACGGTTTCGCGGTGCCAACTCCCGTCTGCGCGGCGAATGGAGATACACCACGAGGTGCTTGCGTTCCGCGGTCGCCTCTGGTGGGTCGACCAGACATGGGGAGCAATCTCCGTCGACCCGTTCAGCGACCGGCCGGAGCTCTCCTTCGTCGAGCTGCCGAGGGGAAGCGTGCTGCCTCCAGGCGCGCCCACCCGTGAGCGTGTCAGCATGCATTTCCTGGGCGATGCGCCGTCTGACGACAATGAGGACGACGGCAAGGTGTGGTGGGATCTGTACCGGCGCGTGGGTGTCAGCGAAGGGCGGCTGACGTACGTCGAGGTCTCTACGAAGGAACCATATCTTCTCAGTTCATTTGCGCTCGACGACGATGGCAGCGGCTGGACGCTGGAGCACCGGGTGGCGCTCAGCAAACTGTGGGCGGATGGAGGCTACTCGTGGCTACCCTTGAAGGAGGGGATGACGCCACGAATTGCACTTCTTGATCCACTTAACGCCAGTGTCGTGTACCTCAAGGTTGACAAGCACATTGTCGTCGTGGACATGAACATCAAGGAGGTGACCGGGAGTTACCTGTACAAAACAAACTTCGACTGCATACCCTGTGTTCTTCCACCGTGGCTTGGATCCAGCCAGATCCCTTCTGCAG